AGTAGAGGAGCTGTGTCAGGGTATTAAGAAGGAATCCACCTAACACTCCACAGTGGTACCATGTGACTTCTTAAAGTCCTATACAGTTTATTGTAAACCAGTAGGACCTACAAGGCCTTACAACAGGCTAGCTACCTAGTTAGCAACAAGCACTTAACAGGCAGGTGGCTCTACAACAGGCTAGCTACCCAGTTAGCAACAACATTCAGCAGGCAGGTGGCTCTACAACAGGCTAGCTACCTAGTTAGCAACAACATTCAGCAGGCAGGTGGCTCTACAACAGGCTAGCTACCCAGTTAGCAACAAGCACCCAGCAGGCAGGTGGCTCTCCAACAGGCTAGCTACTCAGTTAGCAACAACATTCAGCAGGCAGGTGGCTCTACAACAGGCTAGCTACCCAGTTAGCAACAAGCACTCAGCAGGCAGGTGGCTCTACAACAGGCTAGCTACCCAGTTGGCAACAAGCACTCAGCAGGCAGGTGGCTCTCCAACAGGCTAGCTACCTAGTTAGCAACAACATTCAGCAGGCAGGTGGCTCTACAACAGGCTAGCTAACCAGTTAGCAACAACATTCAGCAGGCAGGTGGCTCTACAACAGGCTAGCTACCTAGTTAGCAACAAGCAATCAGCAGGCAGGTGGCTCTCCAAAATGATTTGGACAGTGAGACAGCAGACTTGCTCACCGGCCTTACTGGCAGGGCTCCCGCTTTTAGATACAAATCAACCCACCAGAAATGTAAATTACGCTAACGAGCAACTCTAAATTAAGCTAACAACCCTAGAATAGGCTACCAAGTCGCTGTAAATTAAGCAATCAACCCTACAATAGGTTAAATAAGGCATAGACACATTTTGATATTCAGCCTTCCAAGTGTTCTACGCTTTAGAATTTTGGAGTAGCTGAACATTCAACCATTCATTTTAACCTAAAGTTTACCTTTGACCCCTATAGTTTATGTgcttgagagagaggggaaatgaaACAGTACCATGCAGCATTCTGTAGCTTGAACTTtcagtttgacttgtttggacaaatAATTTAAAGGATATGCTGATGTTGACACGAAAGGTGGGGTCATTCAGACTATAAAAAACATGTGGACACGTTCCTCCGATCTTACATTTCATCCTCATTTAGTACATCTCGTTAAGTTCGTCTTAACAAACCAATATAACATTTTGAATGCATCCGTTTTTAACTCTCAAAGACTGTGGTAAGATTTATTTTCCATATTACACCAGATATCATCATTTTATGAGGTGTGTTTATTGTCTCATTCTTATGTAATATGTTAGTGTCTCTGGGGGACGAAGCAGGTGAACCCTAACTGGGCAAAAGTACATAACTATGTCAAATACTGAAGTGTGCTTGATTTAGCTTGACCACTGTGCATGTGTTGCTAGTTGGGTAGAGTTTGCGCTTGGGACTATCCTATTGTTTCCTTTGTACTGGGTAAGCTAAGTCAAGTGACCTCAAGTATTTGACTTGATGATACTTAAGACACAGATACAAACCTACACTAGAGCTGAAGTAACAGAGGAAAATATAGCATTTGACTTCTAGAAATGTAAGAGACAATCTATACAAACCTACACTAGAGCTGAAGTAACAGAGGAAAATATAGCATTTGACTTCTAGAAATGTAAGAGACAATCtatacaaacacaggtggaaaatcCAACAATGCAGACCATGGACATTGATGATGACACGTCTCCCAACAAGCCCAGTGTTACATTTTCAGGTATCAATTCAAGTACAAACTCACAGCTTTTGTTCCTTAACATCCTGGATGATATAAGTATTTTATCAACACCAGAATGAGTTCAAATCTCTTACATGATATTTCCCTGTGATTCAGATAATTTTCAGTGGTGGAAGAGACCCTCTGGAgttgctgcagtgtgtctggggctgctgtgtgttctcctattggctgggatcataggcctgtctgtctactgtaagTTTATAATGTTGTTTTGTAAACTTCAATGGTGTGATAGTTACACATATTTGAATAATTGATCAACTTTTCCCTTTTACAGATGGTGTCATTGATCATCACTGCTcaacagagagagaccaacaggacaGTTACACCCTTCTGACTAAAGAAGGAGATCAGCAACCAACCAGTTATAATAACTTGACAAAAGAGGGAGACCAGCTACAGAGCAGTTACAACAccttgactaaagagagagaccagctacagaacagttacaacaccctgactaaagagagagaccagctacataATAGTCTCACCACAAGGACCAAAGACAGGGACCAGCAGCAAAATAGTCTTAAAGTTATGACTGCTGAAAGGGAGCAATTACAGAATAGTCTTAACTCAaggaccaaagagagagaccagttgcagaatagtctaaatatCAGGACCACAGAGAAAAATCTGCTACAGAATAGTCTCACAACCAAAACCAAGGAGAAGGAACAGTTGCAGAATATTCTCACCACAATAACTCGGGAGAGAGACCAGttgcagaatagtctaaataccaggactacagagagagaccagttgcagaatagtctaaataccaggacaacagagaaaaaacagctacagaatagtctcaCAACCAAAACTAAGGCGAAAGACCAGTTGCAGAATACTCTCACCACAATAGCTCGGGAGAGAGACCAGTTGCAGAATaatctaaataccaggaccacagagaaagaccagttacagaacagtctaaataccaggaccactgagagagaccagttacagaacagtctaaataccaggaccactgagagagaccagttacagaacagtctaaataccaggaccactgagagagaccagttacagaacaGTCTAAATACCACGGCCtctgagagagaccagctacagaacagGCTTAGGTTCTATCGTGAGTGCAGTCTTTAATTTTCTTAATTTAAAAGTAAAATTTTATTTCATACTTAGAAGAGATGCAATATATTTGTAGACTTTTAAATGCCTGCTGCTCTGTTGAGTTTATTTC
This sequence is a window from Salmo salar unplaced genomic scaffold, Ssal_v3.1, whole genome shotgun sequence. Protein-coding genes within it:
- the LOC106590986 gene encoding CD209 antigen-like protein B, with the translated sequence MQTMDIDDDTSPNKPSVTFSDNFQWWKRPSGVAAVCLGLLCVLLLAGIIGLSVYYGVIDHHCSTERDQQDSYTLLTKEGDQQPTSYNNLTKEGDQLQSSYNTLTKERDQLQNSYNTLTKERDQLHNSLTTRTKDRDQQQNSLKVMTAEREQLQNSLNSRTKERDQLQNSLNIRTTEKNLLQNSLTTKTKEKEQLQNILTTITRERDQLQNSLNTRTTERDQLQNSLNTRTTEKKQLQNSLTTKTKAKDQLQNTLTTIARERDQLQNNLNTRTTEKDQLQNSLNTRTTERDQLQNSLNTRTTERDQLQNSLNTRTTERDQLQNSLNTTASERDQLQNRLRFYQKPCLDGWWKFGTSCYFVSSTMDTGGGGQKACRAMGADDVIINSREEQIFIHGFKKNVWIGALKKDGIWQWVDNTPFKPTYWMEGEPNNLNDKVTCVEISQTASDPLKSWKAATCTSSYWVCEKPFTP